A section of the Enterobacter sp. C2 genome encodes:
- the smrB gene encoding endonuclease SmrB → MKKKTSLSEADQTLFRQLMTGTRQIKQDTIVHRPLRKKISDVPVKRLLQEQADASHYFSDEFQPLLNTDGPVKYVRSDVSHFEVKKMRRGDYSPELFLDLHGLTQQQAKQELGALIAACRREHVFCACVMHGHGKHILKQQTPLWLAQHPHVMAFHQAPKEYGGDAALLVLIEVEEWQPPELP, encoded by the coding sequence ATGAAGAAGAAAACATCACTTAGCGAGGCGGATCAGACCCTGTTCCGCCAGTTGATGACCGGCACGCGCCAGATCAAGCAGGACACCATTGTGCACCGTCCCCTGCGCAAGAAGATCAGCGACGTGCCGGTCAAGCGACTGCTTCAGGAGCAGGCCGACGCCAGCCACTACTTTTCTGATGAATTCCAGCCGCTGCTCAACACCGACGGGCCGGTAAAGTACGTTCGTTCGGACGTGAGCCACTTTGAAGTAAAAAAGATGCGGCGGGGAGACTATTCGCCGGAGCTCTTTCTTGACCTGCACGGCCTAACTCAGCAGCAGGCCAAGCAGGAGCTGGGGGCGCTGATCGCCGCCTGCCGTCGGGAACACGTCTTCTGCGCCTGTGTGATGCATGGTCATGGGAAGCACATCCTGAAACAGCAGACGCCGCTGTGGCTGGCGCAGCATCCACACGTGATGGCCTTCCACCAGGCGCCGAAAGAGTACGGCGGCGATGCGGCACTGCTGGTGCTGATCGAGGTCGAGGAGTGGCAACCGCCAGAACTCCCATGA
- the fadL gene encoding long-chain fatty acid transporter FadL: protein MSQKTLFTKSALAVAVAIVSTQAWSAGFQLNEFSSSGLGRAYSGEGAIADDAGNVSRNPALITMFDRPTFSGGAIFVDPDVDVSGVSPSGRSLDSDNIAPTAWVPNLHFVAPINDQFGWGASLTSNYGLATDFNDTYAAGSMGGKTELETINLNLSGAYRLDNHWSFGVGFDAVYAKAKLERYAGDLGQLTAGQLSRTPGFTSATPQGAALRSIAGYANSLTSDTQIAYLKGDEWGFGWNAGILYELDKDNRYGLTYRSEIKIDFDGDYRSSLNPAFNSFLGPRGLPSGTGGNTIDGALNLNLPEMWEISGYNRVAPKWAVHYSLAYTSWSQFQELKAKNSDGGTLFYKDEGFRDSYRLALGTTYYMDDNWTFRSGIAYDDSPIPADKRSISIPDQDRLWLSAGTTYAFNQDASVDVGVSYMHGQKVKFTEGPYNFESEGKAWLYGANFNYAF from the coding sequence ATGAGCCAGAAAACCCTGTTTACCAAGTCTGCACTCGCAGTTGCAGTGGCAATTGTCTCAACACAAGCCTGGTCAGCAGGCTTCCAACTTAATGAGTTCTCCTCCTCTGGCCTTGGCCGTGCCTACTCCGGTGAAGGCGCTATCGCTGATGACGCAGGCAACGTTAGCCGTAACCCCGCCCTGATTACGATGTTTGATCGCCCTACTTTCTCCGGCGGCGCTATTTTTGTTGATCCGGACGTGGACGTCTCCGGCGTCTCTCCGTCTGGTCGTAGCCTGGATTCGGATAACATCGCGCCGACGGCGTGGGTGCCTAACCTGCACTTCGTTGCGCCTATTAATGACCAGTTTGGCTGGGGCGCGTCCCTGACCTCTAACTACGGTCTGGCTACCGACTTTAACGACACCTACGCCGCAGGGTCGATGGGTGGTAAAACCGAGTTGGAAACCATCAACCTGAACCTCAGCGGTGCGTATCGTCTGGATAATCACTGGAGCTTCGGCGTTGGTTTTGACGCGGTATATGCGAAAGCGAAGCTGGAGCGCTACGCCGGTGACCTCGGCCAGCTCACCGCAGGCCAACTTAGCCGCACCCCAGGCTTTACTTCCGCCACGCCGCAGGGCGCAGCGCTGCGCTCGATTGCTGGCTATGCCAACAGCCTGACCAGCGATACGCAAATTGCTTACCTGAAGGGTGACGAGTGGGGCTTCGGCTGGAACGCCGGTATTCTTTACGAGCTGGATAAAGACAACCGCTACGGCCTGACCTACCGCTCTGAGATCAAAATTGACTTTGACGGTGACTACCGCAGCAGCCTGAACCCGGCCTTTAACAGCTTCCTGGGGCCGCGCGGCCTGCCTTCCGGCACCGGTGGCAACACCATCGACGGTGCACTCAACCTGAACCTGCCAGAGATGTGGGAAATTTCAGGCTATAACCGCGTGGCGCCGAAATGGGCCGTACACTATAGCCTGGCCTACACCAGTTGGAGCCAGTTCCAGGAGCTGAAAGCGAAGAACAGCGACGGCGGCACCCTGTTCTATAAAGATGAGGGCTTCCGCGACTCCTACCGCCTGGCGCTGGGTACCACCTACTATATGGATGATAACTGGACCTTCCGCAGCGGTATTGCCTACGATGACAGCCCGATCCCGGCTGACAAACGCTCTATCTCTATTCCGGACCAGGATCGCCTCTGGCTGAGCGCGGGTACCACCTACGCCTTCAATCAGGATGCCTCTGTAGACGTCGGCGTCTCCTATATGCACGGTCAGAAGGTGAAGTTCACCGAAGGCCCGTATAACTTCGAGTCTGAAGGCAAGGCCTGGCTCTACGGCGCGAACTTTAACTACGCGTTTTAA
- a CDS encoding sulfite exporter TauE/SafE family protein: MENFSDLFLVSPLLLTVLFFVAMLAGFIDSLAGGGGLLTIPALLAAGMTPAQALATNKLQACGGSISSSLYFLRRGVVSLGDQKLNILMTFIGSMAGALLVQHVQSDVLRQILPVLIICIGLYFLLMPKLGEEDRQRRLYGLPFALVAGGCVGFYDGFFGPAAGSFYALAFVTLCGFNLAKSTAHAKLLNATSNIGGLLLFIIGGKVVWATGFVMLAGQFIGARFGSRLVLSKGQKLIRPMIVIVSAVMSAKLLFDSHGQEILHWVGIHA; encoded by the coding sequence ATGGAAAATTTTAGCGATCTCTTTTTGGTCTCTCCGCTGCTGCTGACAGTGCTTTTTTTTGTGGCCATGCTGGCGGGATTTATTGACTCTCTGGCAGGGGGGGGCGGGCTGTTGACCATCCCGGCGCTGCTGGCGGCGGGCATGACCCCCGCCCAGGCGCTGGCGACTAACAAGTTGCAGGCCTGCGGTGGCTCCATCTCATCTTCTCTCTACTTTTTACGCCGTGGAGTCGTGAGCCTGGGCGATCAGAAGCTGAATATTCTGATGACCTTTATCGGCTCCATGGCGGGTGCGCTGCTGGTACAGCACGTCCAGTCCGACGTGCTGCGCCAGATCCTGCCGGTGCTGATTATCTGTATCGGCCTCTACTTCTTATTGATGCCGAAGCTCGGGGAAGAGGATCGACAGCGCCGCCTCTATGGCCTGCCGTTTGCGCTGGTGGCTGGCGGCTGCGTAGGCTTCTACGACGGCTTCTTTGGTCCAGCCGCCGGATCGTTTTACGCCCTGGCCTTCGTGACGCTTTGCGGCTTCAATCTGGCGAAATCCACTGCCCACGCCAAGCTACTCAACGCTACCTCCAATATTGGCGGCCTGCTGCTGTTTATCATCGGCGGCAAGGTGGTATGGGCCACCGGATTTGTGATGCTTGCCGGGCAGTTTATCGGTGCGCGCTTCGGCTCGCGCCTGGTGCTGAGCAAAGGACAAAAGCTGATCCGCCCGATGATTGTTATCGTCTCGGCGGTGATGAGCGCCAAACTTCTTTTTGATAGCCACGGACAGGAGATCCTCCACTGGGTGGGGATACACGCATGA
- the sixA gene encoding phosphohistidine phosphatase SixA yields MQVFIMRHGDAALEAASDSVRPLTLCGCDESRQMATWLKGQKVNVERVLVSPFLRAEQTLEKVGECMNLPDSVDVLPELTPGGDVALVGDYLHALASKGVASVLVISHLPLVGYLVSELCPEETPPMFLTSAIASVTLDGEGKGTLDWQVSPCNLKMAKAI; encoded by the coding sequence ATGCAAGTTTTTATCATGCGTCACGGCGACGCTGCTCTCGAAGCAGCCAGTGACTCGGTACGTCCTTTAACGCTGTGTGGCTGTGATGAGTCCCGTCAAATGGCGACCTGGTTAAAGGGACAAAAAGTAAACGTTGAGCGTGTGCTGGTCAGTCCGTTCCTGCGCGCTGAACAGACGCTGGAGAAGGTAGGGGAGTGTATGAACCTGCCGGACAGCGTTGATGTGCTGCCTGAGTTAACACCTGGCGGCGACGTGGCTCTGGTTGGCGACTATCTCCATGCGCTCGCCAGTAAAGGCGTCGCCTCTGTGCTGGTGATCTCTCACCTGCCGCTGGTCGGCTACCTGGTTTCCGAGCTCTGCCCGGAAGAGACGCCGCCGATGTTCCTGACCTCTGCTATTGCCAGCGTGACGCTGGACGGCGAAGGGAAGGGGACCTTAGACTGGCAGGTTAGCCCCTGCAACCTGAAAATGGCTAAGGCGATTTAA
- the fadI gene encoding acetyl-CoA C-acyltransferase FadI produces the protein MSQALPLVTRQGDRIAIVSGLRTPFARQATAFHGVTAIELGKMAVGEMLARSEIAPEIIEQVVFGQVVQMPEAPNIAREIVLGTGMNVHTDAYSVSRACATSFQAVANVAESLMAGTIRAGIAGGADSSSVLPIGVSKTLARTLVDLSKARSGGQKLKLLSRLRLRDLLPVPPAVAEYSTGLRMGDTAEQMAKTYGISREEQDVFAHRSHQRAAQAWADGRLAEEVMTAYAPPYREPFVQDNTVRANASLADYARLRPAFDRQHGTVTAANSTPLTDGAAAVILMTESRARELGLTPLGYLRSYAFTAIDVKQDMLLGPAWSTPLALERAGLTLGDLTLFDMHEAFAAQTLANLKLMASDRFAREVLGRDRATGDVDQSRFNVLGGSIAYGHPFAATGARMITQTLHELRRRGGGFGLVTACAAGGLGAAMVLEAE, from the coding sequence ATGAGTCAGGCATTACCGCTTGTCACCCGTCAGGGCGATCGTATAGCCATTGTTAGCGGGTTACGCACCCCGTTTGCCCGCCAGGCCACCGCCTTTCATGGCGTCACCGCCATTGAACTGGGCAAGATGGCCGTGGGTGAGATGCTGGCGCGCAGCGAAATTGCGCCAGAAATCATTGAGCAGGTGGTTTTTGGTCAGGTTGTTCAGATGCCCGAGGCGCCTAACATCGCCCGCGAAATCGTGCTCGGAACCGGGATGAACGTGCATACCGATGCCTACAGCGTGAGCCGCGCCTGTGCTACGAGCTTTCAGGCGGTAGCAAACGTTGCCGAAAGCCTGATGGCGGGAACCATCCGCGCCGGTATCGCCGGGGGAGCCGACTCTTCATCCGTCCTGCCGATTGGCGTCAGTAAAACGCTGGCGCGCACCCTGGTCGATCTCAGCAAGGCTCGCTCCGGCGGGCAAAAGCTCAAGCTTCTCTCTCGCCTGCGTCTGCGCGATCTGCTTCCGGTGCCGCCTGCGGTTGCCGAGTACTCGACCGGGCTGCGCATGGGGGATACCGCCGAGCAGATGGCGAAAACCTATGGCATCAGCCGCGAGGAGCAGGACGTGTTCGCGCACCGTTCCCATCAGCGTGCGGCTCAGGCGTGGGCCGATGGCAGGCTGGCGGAGGAGGTGATGACCGCCTATGCGCCACCGTATCGCGAGCCTTTTGTTCAGGATAATACGGTGCGGGCCAACGCGTCGCTCGCCGATTACGCCAGGCTGCGTCCGGCCTTTGACCGTCAGCACGGCACGGTAACCGCTGCTAACAGTACGCCACTCACCGACGGCGCAGCGGCGGTGATCCTGATGACCGAATCCCGCGCCCGTGAGCTGGGGCTTACCCCGCTCGGCTACCTGCGCAGCTATGCCTTTACCGCCATTGATGTGAAGCAGGACATGTTGCTCGGCCCGGCGTGGTCTACGCCGCTGGCTCTGGAGCGTGCCGGGCTCACGCTTGGCGATCTTACCCTGTTTGATATGCACGAAGCCTTTGCTGCCCAGACGCTGGCTAACCTGAAGCTGATGGCCAGCGACCGCTTTGCCCGCGAGGTACTGGGGCGCGATCGTGCCACTGGTGACGTCGACCAGAGTCGGTTTAACGTATTGGGCGGCTCTATTGCCTACGGGCACCCCTTTGCCGCCACCGGCGCGCGGATGATTACCCAGACGCTGCACGAGCTGCGTCGTCGCGGAGGCGGTTTTGGGCTGGTGACCGCCTGCGCCGCCGGTGGGCTGGGTGCGGCAATGGTTCTGGAGGCCGAATAA
- the mlaA gene encoding phospholipid-binding lipoprotein MlaA yields MKFRLTALALGTTLLVGCASSDSGEPQGRSDPLEGFNRTMYNFNFNVVDPYVLRPVAVAWRDYVPQPARNGLSNFTSNLEEPAIMVNSFLQGDPYQGMKHFTRFFLNTILGMGGFIDVAGMANKDLQRAAPRRFGSTLGHYGVGYGPYVQLPFYGSFTLREDGGDAADTLYPVLSWLTWPLSVGKWAVEGVETRAQLLDSDGLLRQSSDPYILVREAYFQQHDFIANGGQLKPEENPNAQAIQGDLQDIDAE; encoded by the coding sequence ATGAAATTTCGCCTGACGGCGCTCGCGCTGGGCACGACGCTACTGGTGGGCTGCGCCAGCTCTGATTCCGGGGAGCCTCAGGGACGTTCGGATCCGCTGGAAGGGTTCAACCGCACCATGTACAACTTCAACTTTAATGTGGTAGATCCCTATGTTCTGCGTCCGGTCGCGGTCGCCTGGCGCGATTACGTGCCGCAGCCCGCGCGAAACGGCCTGAGTAATTTCACCAGCAACCTTGAAGAGCCCGCCATCATGGTGAACTCCTTCCTGCAGGGCGATCCCTACCAGGGGATGAAGCACTTCACCCGCTTCTTCCTGAACACCATTTTGGGTATGGGTGGTTTCATCGATGTGGCAGGTATGGCGAACAAAGATCTGCAGCGCGCCGCGCCGCGCCGTTTCGGCAGCACGCTGGGTCACTATGGCGTCGGCTACGGCCCCTATGTGCAGCTGCCTTTCTACGGCAGCTTTACGCTGCGTGAAGACGGCGGCGATGCGGCGGATACGCTCTATCCAGTGCTCTCCTGGCTGACATGGCCGCTGTCGGTAGGCAAATGGGCAGTGGAGGGTGTTGAGACCCGCGCCCAGCTGCTGGACTCCGACGGCCTGCTGCGCCAGTCTTCGGACCCTTATATTCTGGTGCGCGAGGCTTATTTCCAGCAGCATGACTTTATCGCCAACGGTGGTCAGCTGAAGCCCGAGGAGAACCCGAACGCGCAGGCGATTCAGGGCGATCTGCAGGATATCGACGCCGAATAA
- a CDS encoding YfcZ/YiiS family protein translates to MSKCSADETPVCCCMDVGTIMDNSDCTASYSRVFTDRAQAEETLAALTEKARGVESEPCEITPTFTEVDGGVKLDIDFVFACEAETLIFQLGLR, encoded by the coding sequence ATGAGTAAATGCAGTGCTGATGAAACCCCCGTTTGCTGCTGTATGGACGTTGGCACCATCATGGACAACAGCGACTGCACGGCCTCTTACAGCCGTGTGTTCACCGACCGCGCCCAGGCCGAAGAGACGTTGGCAGCCCTGACGGAAAAAGCGCGCGGCGTTGAGTCTGAGCCGTGTGAAATTACCCCAACCTTCACCGAGGTTGACGGTGGCGTTAAGCTCGATATCGACTTCGTTTTTGCCTGCGAAGCTGAAACCCTGATCTTCCAGCTGGGCCTGCGTTAA
- the aroC gene encoding chorismate synthase, with amino-acid sequence MAGNSIGQLFRVTTFGESHGLALGCIVDGVPPGIALSEADLQHDLDRRRPGTSRYTTQRREPDQVKILSGVFEGVTTGTSIGLLIENTDQRSQDYGAIKDVFRPGHADYTYEQKYGLRDYRGGGRSSARETAMRVAAGAIAKKFLAEKLGITVRGCLTQMGDIPLEIKAWDQVEQNPFFCPDPDKIDALDELMRALKKEGDSIGAKITVVADGVPPGLGEPVFDRLDADIAHALMSINAVKGVEIGEGFASVALRGSENRDEITHAGFTSNHAGGILGGISSGQQIVANIALKPTSSITVPGKTINRTGEEVEMITKGRHDPCVGIRAVPIAEAMLAIVLMDHFMRQRAQNADVVTPIPRW; translated from the coding sequence ATGGCAGGAAACAGTATTGGACAACTCTTTCGCGTGACCACCTTCGGGGAGTCACATGGCCTGGCGCTCGGCTGCATTGTCGACGGCGTACCACCCGGGATCGCCCTGAGCGAAGCCGATCTGCAGCACGATCTGGATCGCCGCCGTCCGGGCACCTCTCGCTATACCACCCAGCGCCGCGAGCCGGACCAGGTGAAGATCCTCTCCGGCGTTTTTGAGGGCGTCACCACCGGCACCAGCATCGGCCTGCTGATTGAGAATACTGACCAGCGCTCGCAGGACTACGGCGCCATCAAGGACGTTTTCCGTCCAGGCCACGCTGACTACACCTATGAGCAGAAGTATGGCCTGCGCGACTACCGGGGCGGCGGCCGTTCGTCGGCGCGTGAAACCGCCATGCGCGTGGCGGCAGGGGCGATCGCTAAAAAATTCCTCGCAGAGAAATTGGGTATCACCGTTCGCGGCTGCCTGACCCAGATGGGGGATATCCCGCTGGAGATCAAAGCCTGGGACCAGGTTGAGCAGAACCCGTTTTTCTGCCCGGATCCAGACAAGATTGACGCCCTGGACGAACTGATGCGCGCCCTCAAAAAAGAGGGCGACTCTATTGGGGCGAAGATCACCGTGGTCGCCGACGGCGTGCCGCCGGGCCTAGGCGAGCCGGTGTTTGACCGTCTCGATGCCGATATTGCCCACGCGCTGATGAGCATCAACGCGGTGAAAGGCGTGGAGATTGGCGAAGGCTTTGCGTCGGTAGCCCTGCGCGGCAGCGAAAATCGGGACGAGATCACCCACGCGGGCTTTACCAGCAACCACGCGGGCGGCATTCTCGGCGGTATTAGCAGCGGCCAGCAGATTGTCGCCAATATCGCCCTGAAGCCGACCTCCAGCATTACCGTGCCGGGAAAAACCATCAACCGCACCGGGGAAGAGGTAGAGATGATCACCAAAGGCCGTCATGACCCTTGCGTAGGTATCCGTGCCGTCCCCATCGCCGAAGCGATGCTGGCAATCGTTCTGATGGATCACTTTATGCGCCAGCGGGCGCAGAACGCGGACGTGGTGACACCCATCCCACGCTGGTAA
- the fadJ gene encoding fatty acid oxidation complex subunit alpha FadJ codes for MEMATPSAFTLSVRPDNIAVVTIDVPGEKMNTLKAEFGSQVRAIIKAIRDNKDLRGVVFISAKPDNFIAGADINMIDGCTTAQQAEALAYEGRKIMSDIHALTIPVIAAIHGPCLGGGLELALACHGRVCTDDAKTVLGLPEVQLGLLPGSGGTQRLPRLVGVSTALEMILTGKQLRARQARKVGLVDDVVPHAILLDAAAALALKGRPASRRLPVKERILAGPLGRALLFHFVGKKTQQKTHGNYPAASRILDVIHIGLAQGKGSGYTAEARAFGELAMTPQSQALRQIFFATTEIKKDPGSSVEPGPLRSVGVLGGGLMGGGIAFVTASKAGLPVRIKDINPTGINHALKYSWQQLDKKVRRRHIRSSERDSQMAMISGATDYRGFSQRDVIVEAVFEELSLKQQMVADVEAHCAAHTIFASNTSSLPIGDIAARAARPEKVIGLHFFSPVEKMPLVEIIPHPGTDEQTIATTVKLAKKQGKTPVVVADKAGFYVNRILAPYINEAMRMLTEGERVEHIDNALVKFGFPVGPIQLLDEVGIDTGTKIIPVLEAAYGERFSPPANVVSAILNDDRKGRKNGRGFYLYDAKGRTSKKQVDPAIYPLVGAAGSGRLTEAQVAERCVMMMLNEAARCIDEKVIRSVRDGDIGAVFGIGFPPFLGGPFRYMDRLGADNVVATLQRLAAQYGDRFMPCEILLHMAQHGITFWPNKEAERVS; via the coding sequence ATTGAAATGGCAACCCCCTCCGCATTTACCCTTAGCGTGCGGCCGGACAATATCGCTGTCGTCACGATCGACGTGCCCGGCGAAAAGATGAATACCCTTAAGGCGGAATTTGGTAGCCAGGTTCGCGCCATCATAAAAGCGATCCGTGACAATAAAGATCTGCGCGGCGTGGTGTTTATCTCTGCCAAGCCGGATAACTTTATTGCCGGAGCCGATATCAACATGATTGATGGCTGCACCACTGCCCAGCAGGCTGAAGCGCTGGCGTATGAGGGGCGGAAAATTATGTCCGATATTCACGCGCTCACCATTCCGGTGATTGCCGCTATTCACGGGCCCTGCCTCGGCGGCGGCCTTGAGCTGGCGCTGGCCTGCCACGGGCGCGTCTGTACCGACGATGCGAAAACGGTACTGGGGTTGCCGGAGGTGCAGCTGGGGCTGCTTCCTGGCTCCGGGGGAACCCAGCGCCTGCCGCGTCTGGTGGGCGTCAGCACGGCGCTGGAGATGATCCTCACCGGCAAGCAGCTGCGGGCCCGCCAGGCACGGAAGGTCGGGCTGGTAGATGACGTCGTCCCTCACGCTATTTTACTGGATGCAGCGGCGGCGCTGGCGCTTAAGGGGCGACCCGCGAGTCGTCGGCTGCCGGTAAAAGAGCGCATTCTCGCCGGCCCCCTTGGGCGCGCGCTGCTGTTCCACTTCGTGGGTAAAAAGACCCAGCAGAAGACCCACGGCAACTATCCGGCAGCCTCGCGCATTCTGGATGTTATTCATATCGGGCTGGCGCAGGGCAAAGGCAGCGGCTATACGGCCGAGGCGCGTGCCTTTGGCGAGCTGGCCATGACGCCCCAGTCCCAGGCGCTGCGGCAGATCTTCTTTGCCACCACTGAGATCAAAAAGGATCCGGGTAGCAGCGTTGAACCTGGCCCGCTGCGGTCAGTGGGTGTGCTGGGCGGCGGCCTGATGGGCGGTGGCATAGCGTTCGTCACCGCCAGCAAGGCCGGGCTACCGGTGCGCATCAAGGATATCAACCCGACGGGCATCAACCATGCGCTGAAATACAGCTGGCAGCAGCTTGATAAAAAAGTGCGCCGCCGCCATATCAGATCCAGCGAGCGGGACAGCCAGATGGCGATGATTTCAGGGGCAACGGACTATCGCGGCTTCTCTCAGCGGGACGTGATCGTTGAGGCGGTATTTGAAGAGTTAAGCCTGAAGCAGCAGATGGTCGCCGACGTTGAAGCCCACTGCGCGGCGCACACTATTTTCGCCTCCAACACCTCCTCCCTGCCGATTGGCGATATCGCTGCTCGCGCGGCACGTCCGGAGAAGGTTATTGGCCTGCACTTCTTTAGTCCGGTAGAGAAGATGCCGCTGGTTGAGATTATTCCCCACCCTGGCACGGATGAGCAAACCATCGCCACCACGGTGAAGCTGGCGAAAAAGCAGGGCAAAACGCCTGTGGTGGTAGCGGACAAGGCCGGGTTCTACGTTAACCGTATCCTTGCCCCCTATATTAACGAAGCGATGCGAATGCTGACCGAGGGCGAACGTGTAGAGCACATTGATAACGCGCTGGTAAAGTTTGGTTTCCCGGTTGGCCCGATCCAACTTTTGGATGAGGTAGGAATCGATACCGGCACTAAAATTATACCTGTGCTTGAAGCGGCATATGGAGAGCGTTTTTCACCACCGGCAAATGTCGTCAGCGCAATTTTGAATGACGATCGCAAAGGCAGAAAAAATGGCCGTGGTTTCTATCTTTATGACGCGAAAGGGCGTACAAGCAAGAAACAGGTGGATCCAGCGATCTACCCGCTGGTGGGTGCAGCAGGCAGCGGGCGTTTAACCGAAGCTCAGGTGGCTGAACGCTGCGTAATGATGATGCTTAATGAAGCGGCACGCTGTATCGATGAGAAGGTTATCAGAAGCGTGCGCGATGGTGATATTGGCGCCGTGTTTGGCATCGGTTTTCCGCCGTTTCTGGGCGGGCCGTTCCGCTACATGGATCGCCTGGGGGCAGATAACGTGGTGGCGACCCTTCAGCGTTTAGCCGCCCAGTATGGCGATCGTTTTATGCCCTGTGAGATTTTGTTACACATGGCGCAGCACGGTATCACGTTCTGGCCGAACAAGGAGGCCGAGCGGGTAAGTTAA
- the prmB gene encoding 50S ribosomal protein L3 N(5)-glutamine methyltransferase: MDKIFVDEAVSELHTIQDMLRWSVSRFSAANIWYGHGTDNPWDEAVQLVLPTLYLPLDIPEDMRSARLTSSERHRIVERVIRRVNERIPVAYLTNKAWFCGHEFYVDERVLVPRSPIGELITSRFAGIINHQPQHILDMCTGSGCIAIACAYEFPEAEVDAVDISTEALAVAEHNIEEHGLIHNVTPIRSDLFRDLVKVQYDLIVTNPPYVDEEDMSDLPNEYRHEPELGLASGSDGLKLTRRILACAPDYLTDDGVLICEVGNSMVHLIEQYPEVPFTWLEFDNGGDGVFMLTKAQLLAAREHFSIYKD, from the coding sequence GTGGATAAAATATTTGTCGATGAAGCAGTGAGTGAGCTGCACACCATTCAGGACATGTTACGTTGGTCGGTCAGCCGATTCAGCGCGGCAAACATCTGGTACGGGCACGGTACCGACAACCCGTGGGACGAAGCGGTGCAGCTGGTGCTGCCCACCCTCTACCTGCCGCTGGATATTCCAGAAGATATGCGCAGCGCGCGCCTGACCTCCAGCGAGCGCCACCGTATCGTTGAGCGCGTGATCCGCCGCGTCAACGAGCGTATCCCGGTCGCCTATCTGACCAATAAAGCCTGGTTCTGTGGCCACGAGTTCTACGTCGATGAGCGCGTGCTGGTGCCCCGTTCACCAATTGGCGAACTCATCACCAGCCGCTTTGCCGGCATTATCAACCACCAGCCGCAGCATATTCTGGATATGTGCACCGGCAGCGGCTGCATCGCTATCGCCTGCGCCTACGAGTTCCCGGAAGCGGAAGTCGACGCCGTAGACATCTCTACCGAGGCGCTGGCCGTGGCCGAGCACAATATCGAAGAGCACGGTCTGATCCATAACGTGACGCCTATCCGCTCCGATCTGTTCCGCGACCTGGTTAAGGTGCAGTACGATCTGATCGTCACCAATCCGCCCTACGTGGATGAAGAGGATATGTCGGATCTGCCTAACGAGTATCGCCACGAGCCAGAGCTGGGCCTGGCCTCCGGCAGCGACGGTCTGAAGCTGACGCGCCGCATTCTTGCTTGTGCGCCAGATTACCTTACCGACGACGGCGTGCTGATTTGTGAAGTCGGCAACAGCATGGTACATCTGATAGAGCAGTACCCTGAGGTGCCCTTTACCTGGCTTGAGTTCGATAACGGCGGCGACGGCGTCTTTATGCTGACTAAGGCACAGCTGCTGGCGGCCCGGGAGCACTTCAGCATCTACAAAGATTAA
- the mepA gene encoding penicillin-insensitive murein endopeptidase → MKKTLFALLAVLASHTTLAATPWQKITQPIAGSAQSVGAFSNGCIVGASALPIQSDAYQVMRTDQRRYFGHPDLVQFIQRLSGRVHNLNLGTVLIGDMGMPAGGRFNGGHASHQTGLDVDIFLQLPKTRWTAAQLLKPQALDLVSQDGKHVVSSLWQPEINHLIKLAAEDNDVTRIFVNPAIKQRLCEDAGTDRDWLRKVRPWFQHRAHMHVRLRCPADSLECVDQPLPPPGDGCGAELQSWFEPPKPASTKPEKKTPPPLPPSCQALLDEHVL, encoded by the coding sequence ATGAAAAAAACGCTTTTTGCGCTGCTGGCGGTGCTCGCCAGCCATACCACGCTTGCGGCGACGCCGTGGCAAAAAATCACTCAGCCGATTGCCGGTAGCGCGCAGTCGGTGGGCGCGTTCTCTAACGGCTGTATCGTCGGGGCAAGTGCGCTGCCGATCCAGTCTGACGCCTATCAGGTGATGCGCACCGATCAGCGCCGCTACTTTGGCCACCCCGACCTGGTGCAGTTTATTCAGCGCCTCAGCGGACGGGTGCACAATCTCAACCTCGGAACGGTGCTGATAGGGGATATGGGCATGCCCGCTGGGGGGCGCTTCAACGGCGGCCACGCCAGCCACCAGACCGGGCTGGACGTCGATATCTTCTTACAGCTGCCAAAAACGCGCTGGACAGCGGCGCAGCTGCTGAAGCCCCAGGCGCTGGATCTGGTCTCCCAGGACGGCAAGCACGTGGTCTCCTCCCTGTGGCAGCCGGAAATCAACCATCTGATTAAGCTGGCCGCGGAAGATAACGACGTGACGCGCATCTTTGTTAACCCGGCCATTAAGCAGCGGCTGTGCGAAGACGCGGGAACCGATCGCGACTGGCTGCGCAAGGTGCGTCCATGGTTCCAGCATCGGGCGCATATGCATGTGCGCCTGCGCTGCCCGGCAGATAGCCTGGAGTGCGTCGATCAACCTCTGCCGCCGCCGGGCGACGGCTGTGGCGCGGAGCTGCAAAGCTGGTTTGAACCGCCTAAACCTGCCTCAACGAAGCCTGAGAAGAAGACACCGCCGCCGTTGCCGCCTTCCTGCCAGGCGCTACTGGACGAGCATGTACTTTAA